The Ramlibacter pinisoli genome segment GTCGGTCATGCCCAGTTCATCGCCATAGTAGAGAGTCGGGGTGCCACGCAGGGTCAGCAGCAGCATGGCAGCGAGGCGTGCCGCGCCGCCCCCGATCCGGCTGGCAATGCGCGACTTGTCGTGGTTGCCGATGACCCAGTTGGGCGACGCCCCGGCCGGCAGTGCGGCCTCGTATTCGCGCACCAGTCGGTCGATCGCCTCGGCTTGCCACTCGGCGCCGATGAGGTGGAAATTGAAGGGCAGTTGCGCGCCACGCAGCACACCGGCCGCATCCATGCCGTAGTAGCTCATCAGCCGTTGCACCGGCAGGTAGAGCTCACCGATCAGTACGCGTGCCGAAGCGGGCGTGCCGAATTCGTCGAGCACGCGGCGCATCTCCAGGACGATGTCCTGGACCTCGGGGCGGTCGGCGGTGTATTCGGGCAGCAGCCGGTGCGCCGGGTCGCCGCCCGGTGCGAACGCCGGGTTGATGGGGTTGTCGCGGAACCCCTCGTCCTTGATCAGGTGATAGATCACGTCGACGCGAAATCCGTCGACGCCGCGCCGCAGCCAGAAGCGCATCACGTCGTACATCGCGGCACGCACGTCGGGGTGCCGCCAGTTCAGGTCGGGCTGCTCCTTCAGGAACATGTGCGCGTAATACTGGCCGGAGCCGGCATCGAATGTCCACGCCGGACCGCCGAAATTGCTGAGCCAGTTGTTCGGCGGGCCGCCATCGGGGGCGGGGTCTCGCCACAGATACCAGTCGCGCTTCGGGTTGGTCTTGCTGCTGCGGCTCTGCACGAACCAGGGGTGCAGGTCGGAGGTGTGGTTCGGGACGAGGTCGAGGATGACGCGCAAGCCGATCGCCTTCGCCTCGGCCACCAGCGCATCGAAGTCGGCCAGCGTGCCGAAGCGCGGATCGACATCGCAATAGTCGGCCACGTCATAGCCGAAGTCCGCCATCGGCGATGGATAGAACGGCGAGATCCAAACGGCGTCAACGCCCAACGCGGCGAGGTAGCCCAGCCGCTGGCGGATGCCGGCCAGGTCGCCGATGCCATCGCCGTCGCTATCCTGGAACGAACGCGGGTAGATTTGGTAGATCACCCCGCTCTTCCACCACGCGTCGGGTGAGACGACCTCCTGGGCAGACCTACGTTCAGCGGACAGCAGACTCATGATCAACGACCTCTGGTACAAGAACTCGATCGTCTACTGCCTGTCGGTGGGCACCTTCATGGACAGCAACGGCGACGGCGTCGGCGATTTCCAGGGGCTCGCGCGCCGGCTAGATTATCTGCACGGGCTGGGCGTCACCACGCTCTGGCTGATGCCGTTCCAGACCTCGCCGGGACGCGACGACGGCTATGACATCGCGGATTACTACAACGTCGACCCCCGCTTTGGCACGCTCGGCGATTTCGTCGAGTTCACGCACGGGGCCAAGCAGCGCGGCATGCGCGTGCTGATCGACCTCGTCGTCAACCACACGTCGGATCAGCATCCGTGGTTTCTCGCCGCGCGGGCCAATGCGGAATCGAAGTACCGCGACTGGTACGTGTGGGCCGATCGCAAGCCCGCTCACGCCGACGACGGCGTCGTCTTCCCTGGAGTGCAGAAGTCGACCTGGAGCTTCGACAAAGTCGCGCGGCGCTGGTACTTCCACCGCTTCTACGAGTTCCAGCCCGACCTGAACACCGCCAATCCACTGGTGCAGGCCGAGATCCTCAAGATCATGGGCTTCTGGACGCAGCTGGGCGTGTCGGGCTTCCGAATGGACGCGGTGCCGTTCGTGATCGCCGCAAAAGGCGCCGAGGTGAAGAAGCCGAAATCGCAGTTCGACATGTTGCGCACGTTTCGCGAGCTGCTGCAGTGGCGCCAGGGCGACTCGATCATCCTCGGCGAGGCCAATGTGCTGCCCCGGGACGACCTCGAATACTTTGGCGAGGCCGGCGAGCGGTTGCAGATGATGTTCAACTTCCAGGTCAACCAGAACCTCTTCTACGCGCTCGCGGCCGCCGACACCCGGCCGCTGATCAAGGCGCTGGCCGCGACCGAGCCAAGGCCCGCAACGTCGCAATGGGGCATGTTCCTGCGCAACCACGACGAGCTCGATCTCGGCCGCCTCACGCCCAGGCAGCGCCAGCGCGTGTTCGACGCGTTCGCACCCGATTCCGACATGCAGCTTTACGAGCGCGGCATTCGCCGCCGCCTCGCGCCGATGCTGCACGGCGATCGGCCACGCCTGGAGCTTGCCTACAGCTTGATGCTGACGTTGCCCGGCACGCCGGTGCTGCGCTACGGTGACGAGATTGGCATGGGGGACGATCTGTCACTCCCCGAGCGAAACTGCGCGCGCACGCCGATGCAGTGGTCCGACGAGCCGCACGGCGGCTTCACCACCGCTGCGCGGCCCGTGCTGCCGGTCATCTCGAGCGGCCCCTACGGCTTCCAGCACCTGAATGTCGCGGCGCAGCGGCGCGATCCGAACTCGCTGCTCAATTGGCTCGAGCGCATGTGCCGCATGCGCAAGGAGGTGCCCGAGGTCGGCTGGGGCCGCTTCGTCGTGCTGCAGTGCGAAAACGCGGCGATCCTGCTGCTGCGCTACGAATGGCGCAACAACGCGGTCCTGTTCGTGCACAACCTCGCCGACGAGCCGATCGAGTTGAGCTTCCCGGCGCAGGTCTCCCATGACCGCTCCGGCCTGTTGGTGAACCTGCTGTCGGAGGACCACAGTGTGGCCGGCACCGACGGGAAACATCGCCTGCAGATCGAGCGCTACGGGTACCGCTGGTTCCGTGTCGGCGGACTGGACTACCTGCTCCAGCGCAGCGAGGTTTGATTCGCGTTCGCGGGCTACCTACGGGGCATCGTGAAGCGCGATGCTGACCCAACGCGGCGCGATTGTGTGACTGGGTTCCAGCGAGGTCTAGAGACTGTGGCGGAATACGATCTCGTACGGAACCTGGCGCACCGGCGAGTCGATGCGGCCGGTCTCGATCTTCTGCACCAGCATCTCGCCGGCCGCGCGGCCGATCGCGGCGCCATTCGTCTTCACGGTGGTCAATCCCGGCGGCACTTCGGCGGCGATCTCGAAGTCGCCGTATCCAGCGACTGAGAACTGCTCCGGCACGCTCCAGCCCCTGCGCATGCATTCGAACAACGCTCCCGCCGCGAGCACGTCCGTCACGCAGCACAGGCCTTGCAGCTTGGGTTCCTTGCGAACGAGCGCATCCAGTGCCAGCCGGCCTCCCGCGAACCCGGCGTTTTCTGGTGCGAGAAAGAGCAGGTCACTGCGCAAGCCCGCGTCCTTCATCGCCTGCTGGAAACCGCGCTGGCGCTGCAGGTGGCGGTCGCTGGTCGCCTCAAAGCCGGCCCAGCCGACATGGCGCAGTCCCTTCTTGACCAGCAGCTGCGCGATGTCGCGCGCGGCGTCGAAGAGCGAGAAGCCGACGGCCATGTCGAGGCCTGGCTTCGGAGCGATCCAGGTCTCGACCACGGGCACGCCGGCATGCCGGATGAGGGCGATGCTCTCCTTGCTGTGCTCGCCACCGGTCAGGACGATTCCCCCCGGCTGCCGCCCCAGAAGGTTGCGAAGGACGATTTCTTCTCGCGCCGGGTCTTCCGCGACGGCGAGCAGCAACTCATAGCCGCGCGAGTGCAGGTAGTCGCCCAGTCCCTGCAGCGTCGTGGCGAAGTTGGAATTGCGCAGCGACGGCACCAGGGCCGCGACCATGCGGCTACTGCCGGATGCGAGGCTGCTCGCGATCAGGTTGGGAACGTACCCCACGGCCGCAGCCGCGTCCATGACCTTCTTGCGGGTGTCCGCATGGACCTTGTGCGGCTGCTTGAAGCAGTTCGACACGGTCATCAGCGAGACGCCCGCGGCATTCGCCAGGTCGGTCATCGTTGGCTTGCGCCGTGTGACTGCGGTCATCGCGCCTTTCTCGATGGTTGCTCCAATTGATTTTAGCGCTATAATTTTTTCAGCCCTGCCCCGTCGGCCGGCGGCTCTCTAGGAGAGGGAAACGCTTCTGACAGGCGGGGTTCTTTCTCACTAAAATTGTAGCGCTACAAGCAACGCACTGGACGCAAGCATGAAACCCTTTCTCCGAACCCTCGCCCTGTGCGCGCTTGCCGCGGCATCGGCTCCCGCCTTCAGCCAGGCTTACCCCAACAAGATGATCAAGATCGTCGTGCCGTTCCCGGGCGGCAGCGACCTGGACCCGATTGCGCGCGGCCTGGGCGACCACTTCCGCACGGCGTGGGGGCAGCCTTTCATCGTCGACAACAAGCCCGGCGCCAACGCGATGATCGGCACCGGCTACGTCGCGAAAAGCCCGGCCGACGGCTACACGCTGATGATTTGCTCGCCGGCCCCGATGACGATCAACCCGAACCTGTACCCGAAGGCGAATGTGCCGTACACGGTCGGCAAGGACATCGTTCCGGTGTCCCTGATCGGCACCACACCGATGGTGCTGGTGGCCGGCGCACGGATGCCGGTGAAGAACTACGCGGAGTTCGCCTCCTACCTGAAGGCGAACCAGGGCAAGGTCTTCTATGCGTCGGGCGGCACCGGCAACCTCACGCACCTCGTCGCCGAGGTCTTCCTGCACCAGGCGGGCCTGTCGGCCACGCACACGCCGTACAAAGGCGGCGCGGCAGCGATCACCGACCTGATCGGCGGTCACGTGGACTTCTACTTCAACCCGCTCCCGTCGGCGCGCACCTACCTCACCGCGCAGGCGGACAAGGTCAAGCCGATCGCCGTCACCTCGCTCGAGCGGTCGCCCTACTTGCCGGACGTGCCCACGCTGAACGAGCTCGGCATCAAGGGCTTCGAGATCAATTCCTGGTACGGTTTGTGCGCGCCCGGCGACACGCCCAAGGACATCCTGTCCAAGCTGAGCGCGGAGACCGCGAAGGCGCTTGCCGGCGGCGAACTGCCGGACAAGTTGCGCGCCGTGGGCACGACACCGCGTGCCAGTACCCCCGAGCAGTTCGCGAGCCAGATCCGCCGCGAAAGCGCGCAGTGGGCCACGATCATCAAGGACAAGGACATCAAGGCCGACTGACGGCCGGATGAACGCACAGCCATGGCAATCCCCGACATCACCAGTGGTCTCCCCGCGATCGACCATCACTCGCACGCGTCGATGGCGCGCCCCCGCACGATCCTGCAGATTGAAAAGCAGTTCTCGACCGCGCACCTCGAGACCAACGTGCCGCCGGAGGTGTTCGACGCGTACATCACCGCGCGCAACCGGGGTGACACCGCCACGCTGGAAAGGCTCCAGGCCGAGCACCAAACGGAGACGATTCTTGAAGAAGGCGTGAAGTTCCGCTCGACGACCTTCTTCGCGACGGCGCTGCGCGAAGGCGCCCGCCAGCTCTACGGGCCCGGCGGCAGCTGGGACGACCAGATGCTCGTGGCGCGCGAGTGGGCCGCGAAATCACCGTCTTTCGGGTATGACCAGGCTTGCCACGTGGCGAACACGCCGATCGTGCTGGCCGATGTGTCGGCACTCGACCGCGACATCTGGGACCGCAAGCGCTATCGCCAGGTCATGCGGATCGACCCGTACGTTTATCCATTCCATGACGGCCAGACGACGATGCGCGGCATGGAGTTCCAGCGGTTCCACGCCGGCTTCGCCACCGTGTTGCGATCGGAGCTCAGGCGCGTGGGCATGGACGCGCCGCCTGCGAACTTCGACCAGTACCTGCAGTTCATGGACGCGTCCATCGAGCGACGCGTCCACGAAGGAGCCATCTCGCTCAAGATCGCGTCAGCTTACGTGCGGGGCATCGACTTCGAGCCGGCTACGTACGCGGATGCCAGCGCCGTCTACGGGGCGCTCGCTGCGGGCCAAGCCGCCGACCGCCGCACGATGGAGAACTTCCTCGTGCGGCGTGCCTGCCAGTACGCCGCGGACAAGCAAATGCCGGTGCAGGTGCACGTGGGCATGGGCCACCCGGAGCCGGGGATGATCGTCGGCAACGGCGCGCCGTTTCTACTGGAACCGCTGCTGCAGACCCGTTCGCTGAACCGCCTGAAGATCTGCCTGCTGCACGGCGCGTATCCCTTCTCGAGCGACTTGGCGTCACTCGTGCAGACCTACGGCAACCTGTACCTCGACTTCTCGTGGATGCCTTACCTGCACCACGCGTACCTGCGCTCCAAACTCACCGAGTGGCTGGAGATCCTGCCGGCGAACAAGCTGCTGTACGGATCTGATGCCGGGGCGCCCGAGTTCCACGTCGCCGCGGCGAGCTACGCACGCCAGGCCTTGAACCACGTGCTGAACGACGGCGTCGAGCGCGGCGTGTGGAACACCACGCAGGTCGACTGGCTCGCGCGCCGGATTATGTACGAGAACACCGCCGACATCTACGGCCTTGAAGCCGTGTCTTAGTCTGCACCCGGGGCGACTTGCCCCCCTCCATCACTGCACCGAACTCGTGATTGCGCGCCAGCGCTGCCACGGTCGGGTTGGGGGAGTCCACCGCCGCACACCTGCCCCTCAGGGTTCCCCGCAGGCGTCGGCGGCCCGGTGGCGCTCTAGGATCGCCCGATGCCCTCGCCCACCGCTGCCCTGTCCCTAGCCGAACGGCTGCGCGGGCCCGGCCTCGCGTCGTGGCGCCGGGCGTGCACGACATGGTCTCGCTGCGGCTGGCCGAC includes the following:
- a CDS encoding alpha-amylase family glycosyl hydrolase, producing the protein MSLLSAERRSAQEVVSPDAWWKSGVIYQIYPRSFQDSDGDGIGDLAGIRQRLGYLAALGVDAVWISPFYPSPMADFGYDVADYCDVDPRFGTLADFDALVAEAKAIGLRVILDLVPNHTSDLHPWFVQSRSSKTNPKRDWYLWRDPAPDGGPPNNWLSNFGGPAWTFDAGSGQYYAHMFLKEQPDLNWRHPDVRAAMYDVMRFWLRRGVDGFRVDVIYHLIKDEGFRDNPINPAFAPGGDPAHRLLPEYTADRPEVQDIVLEMRRVLDEFGTPASARVLIGELYLPVQRLMSYYGMDAAGVLRGAQLPFNFHLIGAEWQAEAIDRLVREYEAALPAGASPNWVIGNHDKSRIASRIGGGAARLAAMLLLTLRGTPTLYYGDELGMTDVPIPIAEVQDPLERRVPGHGLGRDPQRTPMPWSTGAIAAGFTTGRPWLRMGDDANERAVDRQLAEPHSMLQLYRRLLALRRSQPALHEGSWVPLGVQGNVLLYARGDGAQRMVVLLNFGATSASVDMGALSRIPVPLPLQVLLSTGLDRDESVAATITLRPEEGLILGRRASSGVAAFA
- a CDS encoding Bug family tripartite tricarboxylate transporter substrate binding protein, translated to MKPFLRTLALCALAAASAPAFSQAYPNKMIKIVVPFPGGSDLDPIARGLGDHFRTAWGQPFIVDNKPGANAMIGTGYVAKSPADGYTLMICSPAPMTINPNLYPKANVPYTVGKDIVPVSLIGTTPMVLVAGARMPVKNYAEFASYLKANQGKVFYASGGTGNLTHLVAEVFLHQAGLSATHTPYKGGAAAITDLIGGHVDFYFNPLPSARTYLTAQADKVKPIAVTSLERSPYLPDVPTLNELGIKGFEINSWYGLCAPGDTPKDILSKLSAETAKALAGGELPDKLRAVGTTPRASTPEQFASQIRRESAQWATIIKDKDIKAD
- a CDS encoding alpha-amylase family protein, encoding MINDLWYKNSIVYCLSVGTFMDSNGDGVGDFQGLARRLDYLHGLGVTTLWLMPFQTSPGRDDGYDIADYYNVDPRFGTLGDFVEFTHGAKQRGMRVLIDLVVNHTSDQHPWFLAARANAESKYRDWYVWADRKPAHADDGVVFPGVQKSTWSFDKVARRWYFHRFYEFQPDLNTANPLVQAEILKIMGFWTQLGVSGFRMDAVPFVIAAKGAEVKKPKSQFDMLRTFRELLQWRQGDSIILGEANVLPRDDLEYFGEAGERLQMMFNFQVNQNLFYALAAADTRPLIKALAATEPRPATSQWGMFLRNHDELDLGRLTPRQRQRVFDAFAPDSDMQLYERGIRRRLAPMLHGDRPRLELAYSLMLTLPGTPVLRYGDEIGMGDDLSLPERNCARTPMQWSDEPHGGFTTAARPVLPVISSGPYGFQHLNVAAQRRDPNSLLNWLERMCRMRKEVPEVGWGRFVVLQCENAAILLLRYEWRNNAVLFVHNLADEPIELSFPAQVSHDRSGLLVNLLSEDHSVAGTDGKHRLQIERYGYRWFRVGGLDYLLQRSEV
- a CDS encoding amidohydrolase family protein gives rise to the protein MAIPDITSGLPAIDHHSHASMARPRTILQIEKQFSTAHLETNVPPEVFDAYITARNRGDTATLERLQAEHQTETILEEGVKFRSTTFFATALREGARQLYGPGGSWDDQMLVAREWAAKSPSFGYDQACHVANTPIVLADVSALDRDIWDRKRYRQVMRIDPYVYPFHDGQTTMRGMEFQRFHAGFATVLRSELRRVGMDAPPANFDQYLQFMDASIERRVHEGAISLKIASAYVRGIDFEPATYADASAVYGALAAGQAADRRTMENFLVRRACQYAADKQMPVQVHVGMGHPEPGMIVGNGAPFLLEPLLQTRSLNRLKICLLHGAYPFSSDLASLVQTYGNLYLDFSWMPYLHHAYLRSKLTEWLEILPANKLLYGSDAGAPEFHVAAASYARQALNHVLNDGVERGVWNTTQVDWLARRIMYENTADIYGLEAVS
- a CDS encoding LacI family DNA-binding transcriptional regulator, which gives rise to MTAVTRRKPTMTDLANAAGVSLMTVSNCFKQPHKVHADTRKKVMDAAAAVGYVPNLIASSLASGSSRMVAALVPSLRNSNFATTLQGLGDYLHSRGYELLLAVAEDPAREEIVLRNLLGRQPGGIVLTGGEHSKESIALIRHAGVPVVETWIAPKPGLDMAVGFSLFDAARDIAQLLVKKGLRHVGWAGFEATSDRHLQRQRGFQQAMKDAGLRSDLLFLAPENAGFAGGRLALDALVRKEPKLQGLCCVTDVLAAGALFECMRRGWSVPEQFSVAGYGDFEIAAEVPPGLTTVKTNGAAIGRAAGEMLVQKIETGRIDSPVRQVPYEIVFRHSL